In the genome of Flexistipes sinusarabici DSM 4947, one region contains:
- a CDS encoding M16 family metallopeptidase, with protein MKKISIILFIVVMTTVTTFAGEKNMLKNNGMFITNKLEQSDIISLNVFIKGGLFAESEADNGIGTLFSDVWLKSGDLMSKVEFYGGNIDAGVASDYFEFQISMLKDDFIKILPCLKKLFNDPDFSNEIFEREKGLLIKEIKSMKDSPSKVAMEKLGELTYGDFPYELSTIGQVDSVKNLSFKDIRKYYEKTFKGSNFIISLAGDFSDLIRSKTQNVFEDLPEGKPVNINCKGSGISRSVYEEEAYPRIRQAKLYVAYDAPSAADKGYLSTKVLTEIMGGGMSSYYFNILRQQKGYAYAVGAFYPSRLCSSRYITFIGLEYDNVMKAVEDIREINAQSVDMITDEDVQKAKNYILGRILSESQSTQKTSWYAAFFANLGLGHNYFEQYIENLRNVSLKDVQNAAEGLFNRKNTTFVLKPENN; from the coding sequence ATGAAAAAAATCTCAATAATCCTATTTATCGTGGTAATGACTACGGTCACAACTTTTGCAGGTGAGAAAAATATGCTTAAAAATAACGGAATGTTTATAACAAATAAACTTGAGCAGAGTGATATTATTTCTCTGAATGTTTTTATTAAAGGCGGCCTGTTTGCAGAAAGTGAAGCCGATAACGGTATAGGAACTCTCTTTTCAGACGTATGGCTGAAAAGCGGAGATCTTATGAGTAAAGTGGAGTTTTACGGCGGCAATATAGATGCCGGTGTAGCCAGCGACTACTTTGAGTTTCAGATATCCATGCTTAAGGATGATTTTATTAAGATTTTGCCGTGCCTGAAAAAACTTTTTAATGATCCGGATTTCAGCAACGAAATTTTCGAAAGGGAAAAGGGATTGTTAATAAAAGAGATAAAAAGTATGAAAGACAGTCCAAGTAAAGTTGCTATGGAGAAATTAGGCGAACTGACCTATGGTGATTTTCCCTATGAACTTTCCACTATCGGGCAGGTGGATTCTGTAAAAAACTTAAGTTTTAAAGATATTAGAAAGTATTATGAAAAAACTTTTAAGGGCAGTAATTTTATAATTTCCCTGGCAGGAGATTTTTCAGATTTGATCCGATCAAAAACGCAAAATGTGTTTGAAGACTTACCGGAAGGAAAGCCTGTAAATATAAATTGCAAAGGTTCCGGTATCAGCCGTTCAGTTTATGAAGAAGAAGCTTATCCCCGAATAAGGCAGGCAAAGCTGTACGTGGCTTACGATGCTCCGTCTGCGGCCGATAAAGGATATTTATCGACAAAAGTCCTGACTGAGATAATGGGCGGCGGGATGAGTTCCTATTACTTTAATATTTTAAGGCAGCAGAAAGGCTATGCTTATGCTGTCGGTGCTTTTTATCCTTCCCGGCTGTGTTCTTCCCGCTATATTACTTTTATCGGTCTGGAGTATGACAATGTTATGAAGGCTGTGGAAGATATAAGAGAGATTAACGCACAATCTGTGGATATGATTACAGATGAAGATGTTCAGAAAGCAAAAAATTATATTTTAGGCAGAATCCTTTCAGAATCCCAATCCACCCAGAAAACCAGCTGGTATGCTGCATTTTTCGCGAATCTTGGCCTGGGACATAACTACTTTGAGCAGTACATTGAGAATCTTAGAAATGTTAGTCTTAAAGATGTTCAGAATGCTGCTGAGGGACTTTTTAACAGAAAAAATACAACGTTTGTTTTAAAGCCTGAAAATAACTGA
- a CDS encoding RNA-binding S4 domain-containing protein: protein MRIDKFLKIMAIIKRRTVANEAAEEGFILINGKKIKPSYSVKSGDILEIDMWNYYKKIRILDVPAKNSVPKKERDKYILMEKYIPKEPEDLV from the coding sequence ATGCGCATTGATAAGTTTTTAAAGATAATGGCAATTATTAAGAGGCGTACTGTAGCCAATGAAGCTGCCGAGGAGGGGTTTATTCTGATTAACGGCAAAAAAATTAAACCTTCTTATAGTGTTAAGAGTGGGGATATCCTGGAAATTGACATGTGGAATTATTATAAAAAGATACGTATTCTCGACGTGCCGGCAAAAAACAGTGTTCCTAAGAAAGAGAGAGATAAATATATCCTCATGGAAAAATATATCCCTAAAGAGCCTGAAGACCTCGTCTGA
- the thiD gene encoding bifunctional hydroxymethylpyrimidine kinase/phosphomethylpyrimidine kinase, with protein sequence MRQALTIAGSDSGGGAGIQADLKSFAAAGVYGTSVITSVTSQNTQGVTDIFNLPLSSIESQLDAIFDDFDISCVKTGMLSTAEIIRTVSDKLQHFKVKKLVVDPVMVAKGGSRLLEESAVNTLIDSLIPQSYIITPNIEEAEFLLNCTINNEAEMSKAAKDLMKMGSKFVLLKGGHLRSKYAKDVLVGTDVELTFTSKKINSKNTHGTGCTYASSIAAYLAKGFDIKKAVQTAKNYIYETINSSRDLGIGSGHGPLNHFCYTQSFDNAH encoded by the coding sequence ATGCGGCAGGCACTGACCATAGCCGGCTCTGACAGTGGCGGGGGAGCCGGAATTCAGGCGGATTTAAAATCGTTCGCAGCTGCGGGAGTATATGGAACATCCGTTATAACGTCTGTAACTTCTCAGAATACACAGGGAGTTACTGATATTTTCAACCTGCCCCTCAGCTCAATAGAGTCACAACTTGATGCAATATTTGATGATTTTGACATTTCATGTGTGAAAACAGGAATGCTTTCAACTGCAGAAATTATCCGGACTGTTTCCGATAAACTTCAACATTTTAAAGTTAAAAAGCTTGTTGTTGATCCTGTAATGGTGGCCAAAGGGGGAAGCCGGCTGCTGGAGGAAAGTGCTGTAAACACATTGATAGATTCTCTGATACCGCAGTCTTACATAATAACCCCTAATATAGAAGAGGCAGAGTTTCTCCTGAATTGTACAATAAATAATGAAGCGGAGATGAGCAAAGCTGCCAAAGACCTGATGAAAATGGGCAGCAAATTCGTTCTATTAAAAGGTGGCCACTTAAGGAGCAAATATGCAAAGGATGTTCTTGTGGGGACAGATGTGGAGTTAACTTTTACCTCAAAAAAAATAAACTCAAAGAACACCCACGGGACAGGCTGTACATACGCCTCAAGTATTGCAGCTTATCTTGCTAAAGGATTTGATATTAAAAAAGCCGTCCAGACGGCAAAAAATTATATTTATGAAACTATAAACAGCTCCCGTGACCTCGGAATTGGCAGCGGACACGGCCCGCTTAATCATTTCTGCTACACACAGAGTTTTGATAATGCGCATTGA
- a CDS encoding DNA polymerase III subunit alpha — protein MKQKQFVHLHLHSQYSLLDGAILVSDLMEKLKSQGVKAAAITDHGTMHGIVDFYTQALKNNIKPIIGCEVYVAPDDRKNRNYSKQEDKNYHLILLAKNNKGLKNLQKLVSIAQLEGFYYKPRIDKEVLQNHSEGLIGLSACLAGEPQKHILNNDFKKAKEAALEYRDILGKDDYYLELQENGMAEQKIVNKGLINISRETDIPLVASNDCHYLNKGDDKAHQILMCIQMQETISSTNKLEIHSDQLYVKSPEEMWEAFAEVPEACENTLNIAERCNVSLNFDDLHLPEFDIPEGYSANSYFEHIAKQGLHKKLADIPADKHKAYYERLNRELEIIKMRGYAGYYLIVWDFINYARENNIPVGPGRGSGAGSLAAYAMGITDIDPIRFNLLFERFLNPERESMPDFDIDFCMNKREQVIKYVVNKYGDDRVAQIVTFGKLLARGVIRDVGRVLEIPLKTVDKIAKLIPEKPNMTLKKALKEDPDLKNNIESVENGRELLEHALKLEGLLRNAGMHAAGIVISDKPLVEYVPLCKGQNNEVVTQFEKNTLEKVGLVKFDFLGLKNLTVIDEAVQRVNTNNSTKLDINKIPLDDKKTYEMLSSGNTTGVFQLESTGMRNLLKKIKPTTFEDIIALVALYRPGPIGSGMLDDFVKRKHGTQEISYILPELEPILKETYGIIVYQEQVMQIAQEIGGYSLGNADLLRRAMGKKKPEEMKKHKQIFLYGDKNLGIEGAKGRGYDLEIAENIFSLMEKFAEYGFNKSHSAAYAMVAYQTAYLKTHHPIEYMAALMTCELDKGEKVVSFIEECKRMGIEVLPPDINKSCKNFTIDDGSIRFGLGALKNVGYGAIDCIVEERENNGPFKSIYDVCKRVDLRLANKKVFEALIKAGALDDFGKNRRQLLQVLETAIDLGQKKQKYKKEGVVTIDDLLKDANGDDDDEDEFYPDVEEMPENELLKFEKEILGFYITNHPLSTYSAVLDLFSMKTTELSGYSDDTQVTLGGIVKAIKTHITKKGERMAFVTLEDIEGTIDLVVFPSVFREHVRNIEEDRILIVKGKYNSDEDKESVLVEEIYEINEAIETLADSLLIKLNMIGFTEERLNKLKNIITRYQGTLPVKLEIDNPTKYKLSIEAGENFAVKPSLSLFKQIEDLLGSNTYEIMLKAS, from the coding sequence ATGAAGCAAAAGCAATTTGTACATCTTCATCTGCACTCCCAATATTCTCTCCTTGACGGAGCCATATTGGTCTCTGATCTGATGGAAAAGCTAAAAAGCCAGGGGGTAAAAGCGGCTGCGATAACCGACCACGGGACAATGCACGGAATAGTCGATTTTTATACCCAAGCGCTGAAAAACAATATTAAGCCTATAATAGGATGTGAAGTATACGTAGCTCCGGATGACAGAAAAAACAGAAACTACTCGAAACAAGAGGACAAAAATTACCATCTTATTCTTCTTGCCAAAAATAATAAGGGCCTGAAAAACCTCCAAAAGCTTGTATCTATAGCTCAGCTGGAAGGGTTTTATTACAAACCGAGAATAGATAAGGAAGTGCTTCAAAATCATTCCGAAGGGCTGATCGGCTTATCAGCCTGCCTTGCAGGCGAACCACAGAAACACATACTGAACAATGACTTTAAAAAAGCCAAAGAAGCCGCCCTGGAATACAGAGATATTCTTGGAAAAGATGACTATTATCTTGAACTCCAGGAAAACGGAATGGCCGAACAGAAAATTGTCAACAAAGGTCTTATAAATATATCACGGGAAACAGATATCCCCCTTGTGGCATCTAATGACTGCCATTATCTGAACAAAGGGGACGACAAGGCTCACCAAATCCTTATGTGTATCCAAATGCAGGAGACGATAAGCAGTACAAACAAGCTGGAAATTCACTCCGATCAATTATATGTAAAATCACCGGAAGAGATGTGGGAAGCTTTTGCAGAAGTACCCGAAGCTTGTGAAAACACCCTTAACATAGCAGAACGCTGCAACGTTTCCCTTAATTTTGACGATCTGCATCTGCCGGAATTTGATATTCCTGAAGGTTACTCTGCAAACAGTTATTTTGAACATATTGCAAAACAAGGCCTCCATAAAAAACTTGCAGATATCCCTGCAGATAAGCATAAAGCATATTATGAGCGTCTGAACAGAGAGCTGGAAATTATCAAGATGAGAGGTTATGCCGGATACTATCTGATTGTGTGGGATTTTATCAACTATGCCAGGGAAAACAACATTCCGGTAGGCCCCGGCAGAGGATCAGGTGCAGGATCTCTGGCGGCTTATGCAATGGGGATTACCGATATAGACCCCATAAGGTTCAATCTTCTTTTTGAGCGTTTTCTCAATCCCGAAAGGGAAAGTATGCCCGACTTTGATATAGACTTTTGTATGAACAAAAGGGAGCAGGTTATAAAGTATGTGGTAAACAAATACGGTGATGACCGTGTTGCCCAGATTGTTACCTTTGGTAAGCTTTTGGCCCGTGGTGTTATCAGAGATGTGGGAAGAGTACTTGAGATACCTCTGAAAACCGTCGACAAAATCGCCAAACTTATTCCTGAGAAACCTAATATGACGTTAAAGAAAGCTTTAAAGGAAGATCCGGATCTGAAGAATAACATAGAAAGCGTTGAAAACGGCAGGGAACTTCTGGAGCATGCTCTGAAACTTGAGGGTCTTCTGAGAAATGCCGGTATGCATGCGGCGGGAATAGTTATCTCAGATAAGCCTCTGGTGGAATATGTGCCGCTCTGTAAGGGGCAGAACAATGAAGTCGTAACACAATTCGAGAAAAATACACTTGAAAAGGTGGGATTGGTTAAATTTGATTTCCTCGGGTTGAAAAACCTGACGGTAATTGATGAAGCAGTCCAACGGGTTAACACGAATAACAGTACAAAACTTGATATCAATAAAATACCGCTGGATGATAAAAAAACATATGAAATGCTTTCCAGCGGAAATACTACAGGTGTTTTTCAGCTGGAAAGTACCGGCATGAGAAATCTGCTGAAAAAAATAAAGCCGACTACTTTTGAAGATATTATCGCTCTTGTAGCTCTATACAGACCCGGACCGATCGGAAGTGGAATGCTCGATGATTTTGTAAAAAGAAAACACGGAACCCAGGAAATATCATACATACTGCCCGAACTGGAACCCATCCTGAAAGAAACGTACGGAATCATCGTATATCAGGAGCAGGTTATGCAGATTGCCCAGGAAATAGGCGGATATTCCCTTGGCAATGCTGATCTGTTGAGAAGGGCAATGGGGAAAAAGAAGCCCGAGGAAATGAAAAAGCATAAACAAATATTTCTTTACGGTGATAAAAACCTCGGAATAGAGGGTGCCAAAGGACGGGGTTATGATCTGGAGATTGCTGAAAATATTTTTTCATTGATGGAGAAATTTGCCGAATACGGTTTCAACAAAAGTCACTCAGCTGCTTATGCAATGGTTGCCTATCAGACGGCGTATTTGAAAACACACCATCCGATTGAGTATATGGCGGCACTTATGACTTGTGAACTAGATAAAGGCGAAAAAGTGGTATCTTTTATTGAAGAATGCAAGAGAATGGGGATAGAGGTATTGCCTCCGGATATCAATAAAAGCTGCAAAAATTTCACCATTGACGACGGTTCTATAAGATTCGGCCTGGGTGCTTTGAAAAATGTGGGTTACGGAGCCATAGACTGTATCGTAGAAGAAAGGGAAAACAACGGCCCATTTAAAAGTATTTATGATGTCTGCAAACGGGTTGATTTAAGACTGGCAAACAAAAAAGTCTTTGAAGCATTGATAAAGGCAGGGGCACTGGATGATTTCGGGAAAAACAGAAGGCAGCTACTCCAGGTGCTGGAAACCGCTATTGATCTGGGGCAAAAAAAACAAAAATATAAAAAGGAAGGTGTGGTTACAATTGATGATTTGCTGAAAGACGCAAACGGTGATGATGACGATGAAGACGAATTTTACCCGGATGTGGAGGAAATGCCGGAAAACGAGCTGCTGAAGTTTGAGAAAGAGATACTTGGGTTTTACATAACAAATCACCCACTTTCAACCTATTCAGCTGTGCTGGACTTATTCTCCATGAAAACTACAGAACTCTCCGGATATTCTGACGATACGCAGGTGACATTGGGCGGTATTGTTAAAGCAATAAAAACCCATATCACCAAAAAAGGCGAAAGGATGGCTTTCGTAACACTGGAAGATATTGAGGGAACTATTGACCTGGTGGTATTCCCTTCTGTATTCAGGGAGCATGTAAGAAATATCGAAGAAGACAGAATTCTTATTGTAAAAGGGAAATATAACAGTGATGAGGATAAGGAATCTGTTTTGGTGGAAGAAATTTATGAAATCAACGAGGCTATTGAAACACTTGCAGATTCGTTGCTTATAAAACTTAACATGATAGGCTTCACAGAGGAAAGGCTGAACAAGCTAAAAAATATCATTACCCGTTATCAGGGAACCCTGCCTGTAAAGCTTGAAATTGATAACCCAACAAAATACAAATTAAGTATAGAAGCCGGAGAAAATTTTGCAGTAAAACCCTCACTTTCACTATTTAAACAGATTGAAGATTTACTGGGCAGCAATACATATGAAATTATGCTAAAAGCATCCTAA
- the mobB gene encoding molybdopterin-guanine dinucleotide biosynthesis protein B: MEKHIPVISFVGSSGSGKTTFLEQIIPVFIDKGYKIGAIKHDAHKFEIDKPGKDSYRLKQAGAEIVCISSAEKLALIQSCDNEYSVEELILKFFGNVDLVLTEGYKKSDLPKFEIYRSANNKPPLNFTNKELIGVVSDDKPDVDVRVFSFAEKNEVVSHILDFAAETSPEVVITGVEEKYQRPLKEYLTALATLTNVNKIKVKIDME, translated from the coding sequence ATGGAAAAACATATACCCGTTATCTCCTTCGTCGGTTCATCCGGAAGCGGAAAAACCACATTCCTGGAGCAGATTATTCCTGTTTTTATTGACAAAGGATATAAAATCGGCGCAATTAAGCATGACGCTCATAAGTTTGAAATAGACAAACCGGGAAAAGATTCCTACAGACTAAAGCAGGCGGGAGCAGAGATTGTCTGCATTTCTTCTGCTGAAAAACTTGCCCTGATACAGTCTTGCGATAATGAGTACAGTGTTGAAGAGCTTATTCTTAAATTTTTCGGCAATGTTGACCTGGTTCTTACAGAAGGCTACAAAAAAAGTGATCTGCCCAAATTTGAAATTTATCGGAGTGCAAATAACAAACCGCCGTTGAATTTTACAAACAAAGAACTCATCGGAGTAGTGTCCGATGATAAACCGGATGTAGATGTCCGGGTGTTTAGCTTTGCAGAAAAAAATGAAGTGGTTAGCCATATTCTGGATTTCGCAGCTGAAACCAGCCCTGAAGTTGTCATCACAGGGGTTGAGGAAAAATATCAAAGACCGCTAAAGGAGTATTTGACAGCTTTGGCAACTCTTACTAACGTTAATAAAATAAAAGTAAAAATAGATATGGAATAG
- a CDS encoding ComEC/Rec2 family competence protein, whose amino-acid sequence MIKNKKVELFFVSALLLNLLPLSATAHLLTSFMLALLFFKGRVRVVVLIFIIFFGLAEKYSFIVVEHMFDTKASYVYETTAGTYFSDVKLEAGDVIAGKFVRKMTKYGINIYSSGNKYRFRLPLVSDLLYSRKNLSEKLYYSSGLKAGLTNALVMGDKNFLPDTLVDKFTVTGLNHLLAISGLHVGIILGGILWLLSFLHIKLRFLISLPFLILLVPFTGFKITVIRAVLFALIVMTAYFFDVKTDLKKMILFAAGIFMLINPEITNDISFLLSFSAVFGIVYFLRNRKENADRGRFSWFTEPAKAGVAATVFTSPFILYYFGNFNYMSVLNTVVMLPFISVLIILGLGCLVNPAILINPLVVFENLTKDVLNLLYEWTYSFFVLNKIDYNIFVTVIILMLLIVLLKRRILLLFVLLIPVIPQKNPDGIYIPKMIRSKGFIHIDGNKKEIFYKGWYSDFKYSFLPLAAELSVENFESGDINIYDGKNMYIKIQNKTKKFSNICVNKVSPECRYIFKTRSNTVNKKDYSKKHTYLIYKNHLEKGNIIQLSRYKDTIKVFKGGVVLID is encoded by the coding sequence ATGATTAAAAATAAAAAAGTGGAATTGTTTTTTGTTTCCGCACTTTTATTGAATTTGCTTCCCCTCTCAGCAACTGCCCATCTGCTTACATCCTTTATGCTGGCGTTATTATTTTTTAAGGGAAGAGTACGGGTTGTTGTACTTATATTTATAATATTTTTTGGTTTAGCAGAAAAGTACAGTTTCATAGTTGTAGAGCACATGTTTGACACAAAGGCAAGCTATGTCTATGAAACAACTGCCGGCACATATTTCAGTGATGTGAAATTGGAGGCAGGTGACGTTATTGCAGGGAAATTTGTCCGAAAGATGACGAAATACGGAATTAATATTTACAGCAGCGGAAATAAATACAGGTTCAGGCTGCCGCTTGTTTCAGACCTGCTGTATTCGAGGAAAAATTTATCCGAAAAACTTTATTATTCATCTGGTCTTAAGGCAGGACTGACGAATGCCCTTGTAATGGGGGATAAAAATTTTCTACCGGATACTTTGGTGGATAAGTTTACTGTTACCGGTCTAAACCACCTGCTTGCAATATCAGGGCTTCATGTTGGAATAATTCTCGGTGGAATCTTATGGCTGTTATCCTTTCTACATATAAAACTTCGCTTTTTGATATCGCTGCCTTTTTTGATATTACTTGTGCCGTTTACAGGCTTTAAAATTACCGTAATCAGAGCAGTACTTTTTGCGCTCATTGTGATGACAGCTTATTTTTTTGATGTTAAAACGGATTTGAAAAAAATGATACTGTTTGCTGCCGGTATTTTTATGCTTATCAATCCTGAGATAACAAATGATATCTCTTTCCTTCTTTCCTTTTCTGCCGTTTTCGGTATTGTTTATTTTCTCCGCAATAGAAAAGAGAATGCAGACCGGGGCAGATTCTCCTGGTTCACAGAGCCGGCGAAAGCGGGGGTAGCGGCCACTGTGTTTACTTCACCTTTTATTCTTTACTATTTTGGCAATTTTAATTATATGAGCGTATTAAATACGGTAGTAATGCTCCCCTTTATTTCAGTGTTGATTATATTGGGACTTGGTTGTCTTGTAAACCCGGCAATTCTGATTAATCCGTTAGTTGTTTTTGAGAATCTCACTAAGGATGTTTTAAATTTACTGTACGAATGGACATATTCTTTCTTTGTTTTAAACAAAATCGACTATAATATCTTTGTAACGGTTATTATACTGATGCTTTTAATTGTACTTTTAAAGCGTAGAATTTTACTTTTGTTTGTTCTGCTGATTCCGGTGATTCCCCAAAAAAATCCCGATGGTATCTATATTCCTAAGATGATCAGGTCGAAAGGATTTATCCATATTGACGGCAATAAAAAAGAAATTTTTTACAAAGGGTGGTATTCTGATTTCAAATATAGCTTTCTACCTTTGGCGGCTGAACTTTCTGTAGAAAACTTTGAGTCCGGAGATATAAATATCTATGACGGAAAAAACATGTATATAAAAATTCAAAACAAGACGAAAAAATTTTCAAATATATGCGTAAACAAAGTATCTCCGGAGTGCAGATATATTTTTAAAACAAGATCAAATACAGTGAATAAAAAAGATTATTCAAAAAAACATACTTATCTGATATATAAAAATCATCTGGAAAAAGGCAATATAATACAACTCAGCAGGTACAAAGATACAATAAAAGTTTTTAAAGGAGGCGTAGTTCTAATTGATTAA
- the thiF gene encoding sulfur carrier protein ThiS adenylyltransferase ThiF, which yields MINITVNEKNLQFEEGKTLLDVKEAVKPDADVIIINGFQTTENTEINEGDSIALIKKGEIPSREEMEFLMAARHTPGIHSVLKKSSAAVAGLGGLGSNIAINLARMGVGKLKIIDFDVVEPSNLNRQQYFIHQIGKNKVDALLETLQQINPHLEYECENIYITEDKVEEIFLDYQVVLEAFDKAENKAMLIGKFMRVFPEKCIIGASGVAGIYDTRSMGIRQLGQNAYIVGDLENEARPGRGLMSTRVAVAAGIQSNLAVRYLTGGL from the coding sequence TTGATTAATATTACTGTGAATGAAAAAAACTTACAGTTTGAAGAAGGGAAAACGCTGCTTGATGTAAAAGAAGCAGTAAAGCCGGATGCAGATGTTATTATAATTAACGGTTTTCAAACGACCGAGAATACAGAGATAAATGAAGGAGACAGCATCGCCCTAATAAAAAAAGGTGAAATCCCTTCCCGGGAGGAAATGGAATTTTTGATGGCAGCCAGACATACTCCGGGCATCCACTCTGTGCTGAAAAAATCTTCCGCCGCTGTAGCAGGCCTGGGAGGGCTGGGATCAAATATCGCCATTAACCTTGCCAGGATGGGAGTTGGAAAACTTAAAATAATCGACTTCGATGTGGTGGAACCATCAAACCTTAACAGACAGCAGTACTTTATACATCAGATTGGCAAAAATAAGGTCGACGCTCTCTTAGAAACACTCCAGCAGATCAATCCGCATCTTGAATATGAGTGCGAGAATATCTATATTACCGAAGATAAGGTGGAAGAAATTTTTCTAGACTATCAGGTGGTTCTGGAGGCATTTGACAAAGCTGAAAATAAGGCAATGTTAATCGGTAAGTTTATGCGTGTTTTCCCTGAAAAATGTATAATAGGCGCTTCCGGGGTGGCCGGTATCTATGATACAAGAAGTATGGGGATAAGGCAGTTAGGGCAAAACGCATATATCGTGGGAGATCTGGAAAATGAAGCTAGACCGGGAAGAGGGCTGATGTCCACGAGAGTTGCAGTTGCGGCAGGGATTCAGTCCAATCTCGCAGTAAGATATTTAACGGGTGGTTTATGA
- the thiS gene encoding sulfur carrier protein ThiS: MNIIVNGKKREIAESLTVKELLKQFDIKPDSVVVELNRDIIGQEQFGITKVKENDQLEIVHFVGGG, translated from the coding sequence ATGAATATTATTGTGAACGGCAAAAAAAGGGAGATAGCAGAATCTCTAACTGTGAAAGAATTGCTTAAACAATTCGATATAAAACCTGACAGCGTTGTTGTCGAACTTAACCGTGATATTATTGGGCAGGAACAGTTTGGGATAACGAAGGTAAAAGAAAACGACCAGTTGGAAATTGTCCATTTTGTTGGAGGCGGTTAG